A section of the Pochonia chlamydosporia 170 chromosome 2, whole genome shotgun sequence genome encodes:
- a CDS encoding transposase (similar to Metarhizium robertsii ARSEF 23 XP_007817108.2) translates to MWKRVLYAETEEAFEQAWRDLCKEFDDQRAILQYLYSIYLPVSAQWARCFIRHYRNFGIRVTSGTEASNNNVKSYLLNGMSHLYRLVEAMQDMIHDQERSFKDACGQDDVLTAPQYMGSMGDYLGELRTIMSSKGLGLISKQYRIALKFMPTGKNPFPDSIGPCDNDCTVSVELGIPCYHKVYAKLDSGTPFTKWEVHPHWRLRESASRDPYLRILDPKIATTLRGRPKNTIQAVPESLAITASHRSGSQTSSQRQGRHPPSQLISHSNGRRRGRPPGSLNKSTLAKRAKDLSQDTMARTSSQTSVSTRQQKNRLPVVLEAGKSSGMRYSGRRTQPNVRRTRSQWELAKSGEDDASCIVVIP, encoded by the coding sequence ATGTGGAAGCGGGTTCTCTATGCTGAGACAGAGGAAGCGTTCGAGCAAGCATGGAGAGATCTTTGTAAAGAGTTCGATGATCAGCGGGCGATTCTACAATACCTCTATTCGATCTATCTGCCCGTCAGTGCTCAATGGGCACGCTGCTTTATCCGTCACTATCGTAACTTTGGTATTCGTGTTACATCTGGCacagaagcaagcaacaacaatgtcaaaagctATCTCTTGAACGGCATGAGCCACCTCTACCGACTCGTCGAGGCAATGCAAGACATGATTCACGACCAAGAACGTAGTTTTAAGGATGCATGTGGGCAGGATGATGTCCTTACTGCCCCCCAATACATGGGTTCAATGGGGGACTATCTTGGCGAGCTGCGAACAATTATGTCATCGAAGGGACTGGGGTTAATCAGTAAGCAATACCGCATTGCTCTCAAGTTTATGCCGACGGGTAAGAACCCTTTTCCTGACTCTATTGGACCTTGCGACAACGACTGTACGGTTTCTGTTGAGCTCGGCATTCCCTGCTATCATAAAGTCTATGCAAAGCTAGATTCCGGAACACCTTTCACGAAATGGGAGGTCCATCCACATTGGAGACTCAGGGAATCAGCATCTCGAGACCCATACCTCCGAATTCTTGACCCGAAAATTGCTACTACATTACGTGGGAGACCAAAGAACACTATCCAGGCGGTTCCTGAGAGCCTAGCTATTACGGCAAGCCATCGGTCTGGCAGTCAGACAAGCAGTCAGAGGCAGGGTCGGCATCCCCCGAGTCAATTAATTAGTCACTCAAATGGGCGAAGGCGAGGTCGACCACCAGGGAGCCTCAACAAATCCACCCTTGCCAAGAGAGCAAAAGATTTGAGTCAAGACACTATGGCACGAACCAGTAGCCAGACAAGCGTCTCAACCCGGCAACAGAAAAATAGGCTTCCTGTGGTTCTTGAAGCCGGGAAGTCATCAGGAATGCGCTACAGTGGTCGAAGGACGCAACCAAATGTTCGCAGAACAAGAAGTCAATGGGAATTGGCCAAGAGTGGAGAAGACGATGCAAGTTGTATTGTGGTTATACCGTGA